From the Cardiocondyla obscurior isolate alpha-2009 linkage group LG08, Cobs3.1, whole genome shotgun sequence genome, the window ttaattgaaggCTCATCCGCTTTTCGACGCGGCTTCTGCGCttagttattttttatccGACTATTCCATGTCTTACGTCAGAGCGAAGTGAGCGATATACCGTTTTACCCGTCATCGTAAAAAGTACATTCGATTCGATGACTCATGATTCAATTTCAACGCTCGGCTACCttgtattagaaaaaaaaaaaaaatcttgcgtGGTTCGCTAAATTAGCCGGATATTGGCGAGATATCGGTAGGAATGCGATAAACAGAATGGGAGGTAAAAGTAAGcgggacagagagagaaagagaaaagtagGAGATAAAGAGAACGATTGCCAGACGTCGCGGCGTCGGCGATATAGTAATGGCTTTCTAGATATAGTCACACGAGATGGactcccttccccccccccatCGCTCACATACTTCCTATgcattcagaaaaaaaaagagaaaaaaaattcgaaaataaaaaatacattttcacTAATtaataccattttttaatgccTTTTACGGCAACCAGTTCgcgattattaaaagtaacgttatttttttcgtaacgagtgtttttctaataataactttttaattatagtatCGTAATACAATTGTCGTATAAATAGTActgttaatgtaaattaaattatataataaatcagtaataaaatatgaaagagGTAACGGACGATATTTGCAACGAGACGACGCGACGACGATTCTCCCAAAGTTAATGAACAAAAATTCGACGAGTCGTTAAATTATAATCATGTTGAAAAGTACTCACGTCAATTTGTGCGAGCTTTCGTTTCGCGGTAATATCGATACGCTGTTGCTACATCGGGACAGAAATAAGGAGGAGGCTAAACTGCTACGCATCGACGTGCACATCCCCGGAGTCCCCGTGGGAGGGTTAGACTGCGCTCGGAATGCTGAGGGTCGCTACGGGGAAACGAAACGAGGGGAGAATCCGTCAGAGAATACGAACGTGGAAATTGGACGTGCGCACGTTCGCGTCAACCTTCCATTATACCGATTCGCGATCGCCAATGGGCAAGGTACACCGAATGACTGGACACGTCTGTCACCATCTGCTCGCTCGAAAAATAGGGGAGGGCGAGGGATGATTCATGCCCCCCGACCGATAGTCCGCGCCCTTCGCATCGGGTCGTAATTGTATCGTAAGGTGTCGTTGAAAAATTGTGAAATCCGCGGACAACATCGGGACGTGCCGGAAGAACGGTGCGAATGGACGAAACGGAAAGTCAATGAAGCGAGCCGCCGACTAAAAtctcgttaataatttaattagattccTACGCGCGCCTTCGCGCCTCTTCTACAATCCGTGGAACTTCCTGGCTTTCAGCGTCGAGCATTCCAAGCAAAAATTAGGTCGagcgaaaattttattgcggTAAAGTTCGCCCGATAACGGCAGATTACCTTTCATCGAATCATAAATCAGGTATGCAAGTAACTGTGCTTTAAATTGCCGCGTTATTATTGCTATTGTTCTCGGCCTGCTGCACTTCGCGCGAGAGTTGTAATCAGAACGATTGGGATCGACGGAGCAGCGGCGGTGATATTGCAGGAACGATTGCCGATAGGACGATAAGTGGCAGTAAAAAGGCATTAATTCATCGCGATTGCTATTGTTGCTCGACGTCGTACAAAGGAACTTCCGAGAGTGAATTAGGTTCCGCTTATGACGATGCAAGAACCAACCCCAGTGTCTCAGAGCCGCGTGGAATAAAATCTCGATAACCCCGATATTTatagttgttttttttcttcgtcaaacaaaattataaatacgtatatatatttgagtGTATACAGCGTGagttaattacttaattttgcaatataaaaataactgtCGCAGTTGATCGCGGGTAAAACGTTTACTAGATTACAATTTTAACAagtctattaaaaatatttcattcacGTTATCAAGAACGATAAATAttgaacaattaatttttccgaaagaattatttcagaCAACAAAACAGATCTCACGTTCTGCCCaagtttaaaattgatattaatagagCCTCAATCATCTAATCTAGTCAATTGATGAAATTAACAACGGACTATAACATTATGCAGGATATTCGTTTTCAAGTAGAGCATATAAAAGTAGAAGGCACTGCCACATATACagttgtaatttaatttaaaatatagtGATTCGTTCAAAAGTAtgttaattgcatttaaaaacAGCCGCGGGCTGAGACACTTCCGGCGTGTTAAATCACGTCAGGCGGTTTAAGACGATCGGCttctatttttcatttaatttcatgggaaatttatttcgcgacggGAATGCAATTCAAGATTTAGTCGCCGAGATTCCGCCGAAAGTCAGGAAGCCAAATTATGGCCCTTCGCCAAATTCCTTTTCGACTTAATCCGCTTCTGATTTAAGTTGCATATTCGCCGGCAAACGGTCGCTTTGTTCCGCGTTCCCCTATTCGCAAACGCGACACAGTTGCGGTAGCAGCCCCCCCGTATTATTGTTCGCGTGATGAACACGCGACATGTGCGACTCGTTACATACTTGATTGCCTTATCTCTCGTTGCATACGTGGCGCACACGCCTTGTCTATCAAACGCGAAAAACAGCCGCGATAAgtcacttttattttgtaatggGATCTTGACAAAGATAACTTTCGGCCTCCTCTTCTATTTTCATCTCCCTCCCGAGATAagaacttaaaataaaatttactttgccAGAAATAAGCTTTATCGATTAAATATAGTAATTAGAAAGTCCTCAAAGGTAATCTAGAAAAGAGCAACTGGAAAGAAAAACAGCCCGGCAAATAAGCTGACTTAAcaacgtttaaataataataagccGTTCTTATTGTTTTACGTaggataataattataaactcTTGATGCCggataaaaatcaatttcgatCGATCGATAGATAACCTCAGCAAATACCGATCGAAATCGactaaataatcttttaattgaTACAAAAGTGatcttgatttttaaatatatttatcgtacgtatcgcatattttttttctttctgtttacGTCGTATAAATACGCTTGCGTCCATTTGCGAAACCTTCTCGAGGCTTTGTTTAATTGCTCCGGAATTCTAACGCGTCTAAGCAAAGCCGCGCAGTAAAGatccgagaaaagaaataaaacgagaaaacgGGGGAGAAATTATTTCCCTTGGGATTATCGAAGGAAGGCTATATCGGGAAATCCCGTTTTGCGCAACGATGTCTTTTTACCGACGCTAGAGTCTCTACTCCAAGAGTTCAATGGTCcatttcgcgaaagaaattcgACGGTAATCAGAGCAGTAACTCGAAATGCGAATTCTTTTTAGTGCTGTCTATCAAATATCTTTACCTTGCTATCGTAAATCGAACGATTCCTCAACTGGTATTTtcgggagaaaagaaaaaaatataaaaaaagtctGAACCGTCGAGTGTGGAACAAACAAGTCATTCCTACAGACGATGCGTTCCCGTAACGTTAAAATCGATACAAAATATGTCACAGAATCGTTTGCCGAACGAAAACTGGGACGTTCCGTGCAATATTTAGCGTATATGGAACGCGTGTAAGTCTTCCACGTCAAACGCATCGACTGCGCGCGACAagaaaattacgcgactgCTCTTTTTGTTCGACGGCGTGCAGTATTATAAATTGCCGTTTTTGCTCGCGCATGGACCGATTCCGAGTATTCATTTCTCGGCTTAGTTTCCGAACCGGACTTACGTAACGTTGCGTGCGAGGTTTCGTTCAAACAGGCCGCGGTGTCGCGTTACGCTACGAGACGCGATTGCACAGTACGTACGcgtaatttatcaattaatttcgtagCAATGTACGATTGGCCATCAGTTTCATCATTTCACCGACCAAAAGACAcgagaataaaaagataacgcgccggaaataataatttgtataaaaaaaatatttgaaacaaaattgataaaacgctttcgtttaaaaaaaaaaaaaaatgtgcggTTTTAATGAATCATTTCCGGTTCTCACCTTATTGCTGTCAAACTAGGGGTCAACCGCGTGACGCAAATTgttgagaaaagaaaaaaaaaagaatattaagtGTGTGTCAAATGGTAATTTGTCGATTGTTTCCGCAATAATGTGCaataatggtaaaaaaaaaaaaaaatgtcagcTGTTAGTTTGGTGATTTCCTCATCTTACGCTATTGTTCAGGAAGCACTGTGAAAGCAACGACTTTTTGCGTCACTATAGCACATGATGCGACGGTGAGATCGGCTCGACAAAAATTTGAATGCAGTAGAAAGTAGTCTATTGCGACAAAAGGGAACACATTACGTGACGAATGTTGAACGTTAAAAAGCCAGCTTAGTCACTCGCTCTTTTTGCAACCTAGCGTTCCAACAAAGTCTAACAAAATAGAttgatctaataaattaacgaggagagaaaaaaaaagaaaaaaaaattatagaaaaccATTCGgagtcaataaaaaatttttgctttgctaaaaaaaatctgcataAACccgaaaaatttagaaatatctttttccgTGATTCAGCGTTATTTGCCGCAGTTAAAGTTGCTAAAAACGGAAATAACGAGTGCTTCGTGTGTGCGACTTGACCTTGCGACTTCGCGCCCTCCTGTTACGTTCCAACATCGTAAAAAGTGGCCACCTGTGCATTCTTCTCGTTGCGAGCGTTATGTACAAAACGAGGGTTACGTTTGAAAGGTATCAACGACACGCGACGCAAATTAGTATGGAAAGGGGAAAAAACGCGCGATGCTTTTGTTCACCTAGATTACTGTATCTTTAACGACAATCtgattaatattctttaaacgAGAGCTGCCTCCTAATTCATTGATTCAAAGTCGGAATAAGATTTTCGAAAGTGCGGTTACGTTCCAGTGAAATGGTTTGAAGAAAGAGCAGCGGAAAGTACCCTTAATCAAGCCCAGCAGATAAGGCAGCCCTGAGCTCGAGCTGTACCGAAAAAGTGGAGCAAAGCTAGGTGCATCCAGGAATATCAACTatgttaaatgttttaaatccACGATGGACGCGACAGTTGACACGAGAGATTATTTATCGGCTCCCCCTCacggaatttaaaatattttcaaatattccgttattaatcaaatattcaattattatctatatttatCTTTCATGCATTGAACGAAATTAATGCCACGCGctctttgaaaaatatcgtATGCGCTTTGaattatcgcgaataattatcactggaaaaaaaataaattgcaaaatgaataaatattaattttccgatagcttgaaatatttattcaaatcgTTTCtttgacaaaaaataaaaagaataagtgCACAACTGTATGCGACACGACGCTGCAATCCGTCGACTCGACGTGAacgtcaaataaaattaagtacagAAAATATGCAATTATCGACCTCTGCGAAAAGTTCGCGGTAATATTTGCGAGTTTTCATTTAATCTTTGTGAACGGAAATGGAGAACGCTACTTCTGGTGTTCGATCAATTACACGCTCATTATTTTCTATCGATTTCTGTTGACATTACCGTTAACAAGACAGGTCCGAAAATAATCGGCATCGCTTGCCGTTGGGGATGGGACCGGAGTAATTCCGGACCGTGATACTCGAAGGCGTCGACGACCGATATCGGGCCAGACACCTGTCTACCGACGCCGCGATTGCGGCACGCTCGAGAGCGACAAAGCGAGAAAAGTGAAAACTGGCACGTACCTGTGTCCGAAACGACGATGATGTCGGCGCCGCGAAACAGCTGATCGACTCGCTCGGTGGGTGTCGGCCTCGCCTAACCTCTCCTCCCGGCGCCCCCTTGCCACTGGTGCACTTTCTCACGCATTCGACGCACTCGCGAAGACCGACCGAGGAACAGCGTCGTCGGCACGATTCCGGCCCGTACTTCAGGTTGGTCCTATGCACCGCGATGGCCGAGTTTCACTCGCGACGTCCCCGCGGGCTTCCGGGAACGCGTACTTCCTGCTACTCAGTTCCGGAATCACTTACGGCCGGGATATGCGTTGGAACACTCCACTGGTCGCGTCGCATCGCGATAAAAACCGACGCGATCACTTAACTGGCGAATATACGCGAGGCTTCTTTTTCCAGGTGTCTTCGACCGACTTCAATTTCGTGACGTCGCTAATCGCTTTATTACCAATAACGAGCAAGTCCGCGTGGCGCTACGACGCCGTGCTCGGTGACGAGCGCTCGTCGGCGAGCCGCGCGATGCAACATCACACCCGGCAGGTCCATTTTAACGACACGAGCGTCCCGCGTCGCGGCGCGTAATCGCTCGATTATCGCTCGAACCGCTGACTCACGCGACGTACCTCGGGCCAGGTGACGAGCGTAGATTCCGGTGCCTGCGACGTGAGGATGACGACGTCGGCCGGCGCGCGTTCATTCTCGAGCTTGCCCTCCGCCGTTTGTCCGACTCGCTGGTACCACTGCCCTGAACTCGATCGAGACGGCGCGTCGTACCGCAATGCACTTCGCGCGGAAGGGAGTCCCGCAGCCCTGTCGATTAATCCGCACGGCAATGCAAGCTGGCCCCGTATTTACCGTTCGCGCGAAGAAAGCGGGGGCGGCTGCCCGAAGCGAACCACTCGGACGAGCCGAACCGAGCGGGCACGAAAGCAGGCTAATCGGACGAACGACTGCGCACTCATTCGTCTACCGGAAGATCCATTCGCCCCCGCGGTTAAGTATAGACTGAAGGTGCTCGCTGTGGTGCTTTTCCTCTAGTTCCCCCAGTTATTCCGCAGCGCTGGTTGTTCCGTATGCGCGGGACGCGCATGCGCAAGCCCCTAGGCTGACTTTTCCGCCAATCACGGCACGATGTAACGACCAATTTCACTGCTCGTCtatatgaattttattcttttttctaatgAATAACCGATACTTCTATAAATCCTTATTAATGGTGCGCGATCCCGATTGTATCTATGAATTTcgtagattattattttttgtaacacTGAGACGGTTTCGAGGACGAGAATCGCGCGTGCGAAAAGACGAGACGTATCTCAACAGCGTCATTCGGTCAGTCTTCGGTCTCGTAGTCAAAGCATCGTCAATGGCAATCGTCGCCTGGTCATTACCTGTCGAGACTCCGAGCTTTCCGGTCGTCGTCGCTCGGCATCTCGGTCCTTCGCGATACTTCAGCGATCAACAGAGACAAGGCCAAGGTGATCCATCCTCGCCCAGGTCGGATATTATTCATCCGAAGCATTCGCAAGAAGCGGAGTCTAGGAGTGCGACGCGAAGTCGTCGTCAAGAACAGAGGTATCGTGCCAATTTGTGTTGCCATCTTTCATGTTCGTCGTTGCGGGAGGACAAAACATCGTCAAGGGCAATCGCTGCCTGGCCATTTCCTGTCGAGACTCCGAGCTTTCCGGTCGTCGTCGCTCGGCATCTCGGTCCTTCGCGATACTTCGGCGATCAACAGAGACAAGGCCAAGGTGATCCATCCTCGTTCAGATCAGATATTATTTATCCAAAGTGTTCGCAAGAAACGGAGTCTAGAAGTGCGACGCGAAGTCGTCGCCAAGTACAGTGGTATCGCGCCAATTTGTGCTGCCATCTTTTCGTGTTCGTCATTGCGGGAGGACGAAGCATCGTCAAGGGCAATCGCCGCCTGGCCATTTCCTGTCGAGACTCCGAGCTTTCTGGTCGTCGTCGCTCGGCATCCCGGTCCTTCGCGATACTTCGGCGATCAACAGAGGCAAGGTCAAAGTGATCCATCCGCGTTCAGGTCGGATATTATTTACGCAAAGTGTTCGCAAGAAACGGAGTCTAGGAGTGCGACGCGAAGTCGTCAAGTACAGTGGTATCGCGCCAATTTGTGCCGCCATGTTCTCGCGTTCGTCGTTGCGGGAGGACGAAGCATCGTCAAGGGCCATCGCCGCCTGGCCATTTCCTGTCGAGACTCCGAGCTTTCCGGTCGTCGTTGCTCGGCATCCCGGTCCTTCGCGATACTTCGGCGATCAACAGAGGCAAGGTCAAGGTGATCCATCCGCGTTCAGGTCGGATATTATTTATCAGAAGTGTTCGCAAGAAACGGAGTCTAGGAGTGCGACGCGAAGTCGTCGTCAAGTATAGAGGTATCGCGCCAATTTGTGCCGCCATCTTGTCGTGTTAGTGTTCGTCGTTTCGAAAGGACAAAGCATCGTCAAGGGCAATCGCCGCATAGCTATTTTCCCGTCGAGATTCCGAGCCCTCCGATCGTCGTTGCTCGGTATCCCGGCCTTTCGCGATACTTCGGCGACCGATGGAGGTAAGATCGAGGTGATCCGTCTTCGTTCAGATTGGATTTTATTCATCCGAAGCGTTTACAAGAAGCGGAGTCTAGTGCGACGCGAAGACTTCGTCAAGTACAAAGGTTCCCTGCCGGTTTGTGCCGCCGTCTTCTCGAGAACTGTACCTTGCTGAAAGATACCGACGAATATTGCATATGAGAAGATGGTGATCAAGAAACATTGTGAGAGACCGAACTTTATAAGTGTTGTGATTTAGTGCAAGAACTTTATATCTGGTGAATACGTCGTTGGACCAGGACGAGGACCAGGGTGAGGACCAGGGCGAGGACCAGGGCGAGGACCAGGGCGAGGACGAGAGCGAGGACCAGGGTGAGGACCAGAGAGACCCAACAGATTGGATGCTGGATAATCTTCCTGCCAGCAGCTGCTCGGTGAGTactcaataaaattatttgtttgcTTTATTTATGGCAGTACAAGCTTTACCAGATTATTGAAATGCATTTTGAGACACAGATGTCTTGTACGAGACATAGATTGCCATACATGTAACCAGCGCTTAATACTTTATTGAaacaatgttaatttaatgttgGGTGGGTGATAATCATTAAACTGCATTGAACTTATTTGATGAAGTTGTTAGGAAGAGATCTCTAGAGGCTTTAGTTACACATTCAACTCGCAGAATGTAGAGAATGCATTGGTCATtcataaaaatagttttttactATTGCGTGCCAGTAATAGCTGATTATTGTCACACAATATTACCCAGCGAAGGAACAATAGACTTTAGAACTTTGGTTTCCTTATCTTAACATTTTTCCCTCAGCAGTCAATAAATCTCCTTTGCTTTTTTCCATGAAAGATCtattttatctgaaaaaataaatatatacatttatatctcAACCGatacagaaatattaattagtttagAGTCcaatactttattattttcacatataaaatattttataccaaCTGTACTATTAGAAAGTTTATCATGATAAAGTTActgaacatttttttattaaagaaaagtttgtgattaaagaaatgaaatatttgTCACAAAGAGACATCTGCTTCAACTTCaaatctattatttttgtacagaAAAGTTTCACTATCACAGAGTTTGCAGTggcaaaattcttttaaacacTATTGAATTATGAATTAACAGCATATAtctttacatataattaaaagcagtttattagtttaaaattattaatgcttGATCCAAATTGAATAACTAggagttaaatttatattacacaatgattttttttgttttaataaaataagacagCTTGAGTTTCATACGCaatagaatattatattaaaatataaatgctgAATCTACAACAAAGTTACATGTTTgctttatataaatatcttacaTGTTTAACTTTTACCGACTGTACAGCAATCATTCAAAAAGTTGTTACGCTTGaatacgtggaaaaaaaattttttctacatAACGCACACGCACCCACACACACCTCGCGCTTCCAAATACATTTCGTTATCTAGTCAACACCTTTTTTCGAGTTTGTCAAGTATAAATGCAGATAGAAATTCGTAAGAGAATGTAACTAAGTTCTGTTGAATCGACAAAACGCGAGGGGCATGCGAGAAACTTCGAATGTTATCTAAAATTTTGTGTCGGGATCAACTTTCTTTCGATGAGTCCTCACTACTGCTCGTCCTTGTCCTTCGCGCCGTGTTTCAAAATTCGAGTGAACTCCAGATAGTCGAACATAGAGCCTTTAATCGGCGCTTCGCGGTACATCTCGTCCACATCGTCATCTGTaaatctaaaaagaaaaacgtaattagatttgcataattacatattaattctaatattAGACGtgtcttaataataaaaatcatgcCACTTTTACAACtagacaatttattaaatacaaaattcaatctaaattttattcgcaaatatTTCGTACTATATTTATccaacaaattataatttcacaaTCTTAgcatatttttgataatattaatcgcgataaaatgaAATTACCTGTCGCCCATCGTCGTAAGCAATTCGCGAAGGCGCTCTTCATTAATGTGACCGGTATTTTCCTCGTCAAAACAACCGAAGGCATTCTTAATCACATCTTCAGGGTCAGTCCCTTGTAGTCTCTCTCCAAACAGTGTTAAAAACATGGTGAAATTGATAGGACCAGGTGCCTCGTTCATCATCGCCTCTAAATATTCGTCGGTCGGGTTCTTGCCTGCAAAAGTGATAGATTTATGTTTACGTTCTATATACAtggtataaaattattagtacagagtctattattaaatttctccttgtatttttgaaaaaaaaatttgtagcTCACCCAAAGAAGCTAGCATATCATGTAAATCCTCCTTGTCGATAAATCCATCGTGATTCTGGTCAATCATGTTGAAAGCTTCTTTGAATTCGGCGATTTGCGCCTGGTCGAACATTGCGAAAACATTCGACGTCGCGCGCTGAGCGCGTTTC encodes:
- the Sqh gene encoding myosin regulatory light chain sqh, giving the protein MSSRKTAGRRATTKKRAQRATSNVFAMFDQAQIAEFKEAFNMIDQNHDGFIDKEDLHDMLASLGKNPTDEYLEAMMNEAPGPINFTMFLTLFGERLQGTDPEDVIKNAFGCFDEENTGHINEERLRELLTTMGDRFTDDDVDEMYREAPIKGSMFDYLEFTRILKHGAKDKDEQ